The Paenibacillus pabuli DNA segment GCTGGCTTGTTTCAAGCTGCTGTCAGCATTATATTCGAATACGTTACCGATCCAAGGTACGTTTTTCAAGGCATCTGCCATAACAGGCGACACGAAGCCGCTACCCATCACCAGCACCCCAAGCATAGCTGCAGATGTCATGCTAACAAGCGTCTTCTTTTTCCAGCTTCCTCTTTGAACGGGTTCTCTTCTCCTTCTGTTTTCCATACGATCCAACCTCTCCATAATTTGATTAGCATAGCTTTCTTGCGGCATCTTACTCTGTTTTACCGTTCTTCTAATTTGTAATATTTGCTCTTCTTCATTGAGTTCTGAGCATTTGTTGTTCATGGGTTACCCCTCCCTTAATCTTTTTTTGTTGAATTAATTTTCGCCTAACTCGTTCATATTTCTTGCGCAGCGTTGCTGGTTTGCAGTCCATGATTTGTCCAATTTCCTCGAAACTGTATTGTTCTACTGCTCTCAGCAGCACGAGATTCTTCTCTTCTCTCTTCAAATTCATAAGCAGTTCTTCTACCTCAGCTACATTTGCGCTTTGACGATGCTCTTCCATCAACTGAAGCTCATTTTGGAGTGATAGGGTCTTTCTCTTTAGCCGAATTGTCTTTCTGGACATATCCAAGCAATGGTAATAAGCCACTTTGTACAACCATGATTTGAATGAAACCTGTTGTTCATATTTATGGATCGACCGATACACCTTTATAAAGACCTCTTGTAATGCATCTTCAGCTTCCTCACGATTTTTCAAAATGTAATAACAATAAGTATAGATTTGACGCTCAAACTTACGAATGATGACAACAAAAGCATCCTTATTGCCTTTTT contains these protein-coding regions:
- a CDS encoding RNA polymerase sigma factor, encoding MDYLVPKTEESMQNIEAIVEDAKKGNKDAFVVIIRKFERQIYTYCYYILKNREEAEDALQEVFIKVYRSIHKYEQQVSFKSWLYKVAYYHCLDMSRKTIRLKRKTLSLQNELQLMEEHRQSANVAEVEELLMNLKREEKNLVLLRAVEQYSFEEIGQIMDCKPATLRKKYERVRRKLIQQKKIKGGVTHEQQMLRTQ